The genomic segment TTACCCTATTTACAAGaggaagaaaacataattttccaTTAGTACTTTATAGTAGGAAAGAattaggaaaatatggattttttaaattaaaacaatacacAATGTATTTTCAACCCAAGTGATATTTATTATTGAGCAAACATGCATGCAGTTTTTTTACATGATGAGGTTGCACTTCTGTATTTCTGTGCCACTTCTGATGCAACTTTAAACAGATGACCACAGGCTATGGCACACAGTGTAATGACACATGCAGGCTATTTCCACATCTGAAACACCCATAGCTGTTCTCATTAATTAAAAAGTCCCCACAAGTCACAGAAGGCACCTGTATATTATTACCCTGAGCTCTAATCCTCAGCACTATCTTGCAGAATGTAGCACCAACCTAAGGCTAATTTGGTACACGTTTTTGCACAGTAATTGGCAGTAAATGTGTAATGTGGAACTTAATTTTCATGTCAGTGGGAATCAATCCACATCACATAGCTGCCATGGCTGAATAGGATGTGTACTGTTTGTGTACAAACTCTGTATGATTAGACCTTCCCCACGTTTGTGCTGATTGTTCTCACACAAATAAGGGAGAGGGTCTTTCAGAGGAGTGATCCatgaacattttttccattttgtaaTTGAAACAATAAGCAGGAGCAAAACTTTAAACTGTAAAGACCAACTAAAACTTAGATTGTAATGAAAATAGAGCTAAAACATAACTATTTCCCTCATGTTTGCCTTTAATTGTTTGGCAGCAACCTTCCTTATCTCCATTCCTAGCATAATTCTATGCAATAATCCTCTAACATGAAACCAGTAAAGGGTGAGATGTAGCAGGCCAGAGGGAAGCACTAACGACTGGCGATGTTGAAGGCCAGGCATAGAATAGTCACACTGTTTCTTTTACTCTATCCAGTGCCATAAACTGAGAGCAGCATGGTTATTTCCCTAAGTGCAATTCATTAAGAAACATTTATGTAGCGGTCAAACTTACTGCTTACTCTGCAGTATGACGAATGGTTTGGGAGAATATATTCCTTCTGCATCATCCCTCAGCTTTTTGGAATAATAGATGTTCAGTTTAAGATAATtaccaaaaagaaaaaagcttTAAAGTGTTCCCTATGCCACAAGCCACAAAGTGGAATGCGTGAGTAATGGTTAATTTTTCTGAAATCCACATTAATGCCCAAAGATCCTTTTAGTCACATGTTCAAAGGAAACAAAAATTCAAACAAGCATCTGGAAAATACTCAATTTTTAATAGACTGAGATTTTTTTAAGACATTATCTGTCTTTGTTTTTCTACTCCTGGTTATTTTTGGCCACATAAAGGGTCGATAGGTATTTGGGGCCTCCTCCTTGGCACGCTGGATGTCTGTTCTTTTCATTCCCCTTACTGCAGcataagcaaaaacaaaaataactaaCCCATTATTATTATGGGAACGCTACTTCTCTTGGCTCCCCAGAGCAGCTCCATACACGCTCACCAAAACTGCCCAGTTGCACATATAGGCACATCACCGTCTGATATATCAGCCAAATTAATAAAGCTGTAGGCTTTCCAGCCACAGACCTACTGTGGTCCTCATTTATCAACTCTGGgtaaatttacacctgggcaggaatttatagcagccaatcagtgagtAGCTTTTTTCAGACAGCTGCAAGTAGAATAATAAAAGTTGCCACGGGTAACTGCCAGGGATAAGTTTGACCAGTGTTGATAAACGGGTCCCACTAACTGTTACATGCTGGAGCCCATGGGAGGTTGTCCCAATTTATCTGTTGCTTGAGTGTAAATATCATTGCCAGTTCTTTGTTGCTTTTGACATGTTTCCAATGGAACTTTAGCAGAATGCTGGGTTGTGTACAGAAAGCAGTAACGTGCTGACAAGGGAAAGTAGGCTATTTTCAGATAGCTAAAGGTCCATGGAGATCATTTTCTGCAGAgattacacaggtatgggatacacCAGTATCAccaaattaaaggaaggccatctcccatagaccccattttaatcaaataattcaaaattattttaataaaataatttccttttactctgtaataataaaatagtaccttgtacttgatcccaactaaaatataatgaatccttattggtggcaaaacacttttattgagtttatttaatgtttacatttatttttttaacagacttatggtatgaagatccaaattacgataagatcacttatccagaaaactcgaGGCCCCaaacattctaaataacaggtcccatacctgaacatcatattaaataaaaattttatggcaaagcttTTGTAGGTTTCAAATATGATGGCGAGAAACAGATTCTGCTGAATGAATAGTGCAAAGGAATAGTGACATTATGTAGTTTTCCCACTCTTGCAGGGTCCAAGCCTTTCGTGATGCAGCCTCTGCCCTAGAGCTGGAGAGGGAGTCTCTGATAGAAAAGATTCACAGCGTGCAGAACAGTCATGACATAAGGACGATCAGTGATGGTAAGGCCTACTCATCTCTATAGATAACGAATCCATGATTCttaccatttttttaataaatgactcaACATTGCAGGTTTTAGTGGATatcattttatttgtggtttcaaaaaaacactaaaatctgaatgttgataaatgtgcctctaagGATTAACTATAGCAGATGCTTGTGCCTTAGAGCTGTTAACCCTGAATCTGGAGGGGGAGAGATTGACAGGAACAGTGGGCCTCACTCAAATGGAAGATACGCCTTAAGTTCTTCCATCTCTCCTGTCACATACCTCGGTTACAGATAAGAGTGACTGGCCATCTGTTCCCTTTCCCACCCCAAGGTTAACACACCCAGAAAGACCTACTGagacaaaaacacaaatgttggtaAATGCAAAATGGTGTATCTGTTGGAGGAAAGATTATATAATTTCAGTATTTTAAAGGACatttaccatgtatataagttgggcatgtctcccccacccaaaccacaccatttgtattgcaaaaaaaaaataaaaaaaaatttatatatagtctacaaaaaatcggcactcaccactccATAGATATCGGCCGGGTGCTAACCAAAAAATACAGAGTGCatatgtagaaagcactcacggcaataGATATATAAACAGTCCGTTTATTCAATCATCGCATCTACGCGTCTCGAcccccacaggatcgtcatcaggatagggAAAGGAAGTGAAGTGCACACATAACATGAACTAATCAGTGCTCCCAATCAATTAGCATGTTCAATCCAAGAGTCTGTAAGTATTATATCAATTAAGTGATTAAAAATCACTGTTAAAACCCCCCTCTCTCATAACACCATCTATGGAGCACCTACTCACGCATCATAAATATAGTTAACATTTATACATTACATCAGTAACAAAAATTGacacatgatttttttaaaagcacGATCATCAATAATATCAACATAAATATGGGGGCCAATAGAGAGCGGGGATAACCCGATAGTGAAAAACAAAATACTCAAACCATCTCCCATTGTGGGAAAGTTAGAGAAGtgaataatatactatatatcaGAGTCAGAGTCCACGAGGAGCAATAGTATCCAACCTTCGAATCCATTGAGCCTCCCTTTGTAGTAGTAGTTTAGAAATCACCACCACGCAATAAAGGGGGAATATGATCAATCAAACTAGCCCTTAACATGGGCAACGAATGTTTCTGTTGTGTAAAGTGCCTTGCAAGTGGAATATCAGACTTACCAGTAGCCAAAGCCGCACGGATCACTGATCTGTGATTGTTCATTTGTGTGGGGAAAGATGTAACACATTTTCCTATATAGTAAAAGCCACACGGGCACATAATGCAATAGATGACATGATCCAAGGTACAAGTCAATCTATGCCGTATCAAGAATTTTTTCCCAGTGTGGGGCAGAGCAAATGTAGTGCCTGTGATTAAACAGCCACACGTTTTGCAACCACCGCATTTGAAACATACAGGTTTACCAGGTTTCAGCCACGTTCCAGATGATTCATGTTTCAAATCAGTCACCATCAGCAAGTCTCTAAGCGAGCAACCCCGGCGATACGCATACACTGGAGGAGACATATGGGTAAATGGTAGACCAGAGTCTAACTGCAAAATGGGCCAATGCTTTTTAAGTATCATATTAACACCGTAACTCCCTGGTGTATAGTCAGTAATAAACACCATCCGATCTAGTTGTGTCTTGTTTAGTGAAGCTTTTGGTAAGTCATCCTGTGTCATCTTGATCGCCTTCTCCATTTCACTGTGGAGGAAATCCAAAGAGTATCCCCTCTCGACATAACGGTCACACATCTCATAGGCTTGCTGTGATGCAGTTGCAAAGTCAGTATTAATCCTAAACACTCTCAGGAATTGCGTGTAAGGAATGGACTTAATCACAGATGGAGGATGGAAACTATGGGCATGGAGTACTGTATTTCAATGTCTCTTTACGATACAAAGTAGTACCCACTCCCATAGGTGTACGAAAAATCCTAACATCCAAAAAATCAATCATATCTTTAGCATAATTCGAAGTAAATTTTACAGGAGTAGGAAGAGTATTAAGACTGGCAACGACCGTTTTGACTCCAATGTGGCCCCCACGCCATAGAATCAAGATATCGTCAATATTTCTACAGTATAACAATACATTGTCCATATAGTGAGGATAGATAAATTCAGACTCAAATGAGTCCATATATAAATTGGCGTATGAGGGGGCCACATTAGAGCTCATCGCCATGCCAGTctattgtaaataaaaaagacccagcatttctctcacaatatctatatatctatacccCCTCCATTCACCAGCACATTTTCCtgtaacaaatagcagctttcacccagcagctaCTTTCGCTCTCACaaatcttcagtgacatttacatctgcaaacagcacatgggTGCTATAAAAATGCAGACTTACAAAGGTAGAACTTCCTGTGGTAAAAAGTCCTGTTTGGATTGGGCACTGTAATGGGtaaactgagctcaggaaagGAGGTTAGAAGAAAAATGTGTCTCCAGCAGAGTGCAGAGCTAGAGCCGAGTTTCTCTGGAAATCCAGCTGTGCCATCtcctcattggctgctagactggagggtgtgtttggtaacctgagttgagaaaaactgagcatgctcagtaagccaagagccaaagtcagttcctaagtgagggggccaagtgggttacaggagtgAATAAATTCCAAGTAAAGGGATGCATCAGCCTTACAATTAACCTTTGAACAATCGTAATAGCGGGTATTTAAtgatttcaaagagactgttcactgattacattttttgtcgGGGTTGTACATTTCCTTTAAGCTCTAAAAAATCCTATGAAATTCTTAAATCTTTgtatattttgccttttgtttaaaggggagagaGAAGAACTACTTGTAACAGCTGAACGTCTAATGGGCCGCACCCTTACTGTTGCAGTAGCTGTAGAAACCATTAGAAACCCCCAACAGGAATCCTCTCTACAACAGGCCAGCATGATTATTGATGAAATTTTGAAAAAAGTCATGGACAACCTGGAAAATGGCAGGAAACAGTTAATGGGACTGTATGGAGCTTGTAGCTCGGAAGTTCCAGCAGGACCAGTAGACCAGAAGTTTCAGTCCATAATTATTGGATGTGCAATAGAGGaccaaaaaagaataaaaagaaggctggagacccttatccggaatatagACAACTCGGAGAAGTCAATCACGTTGCTTGAGCAGCAGAGGCAGAAATCTGCTTTTAGTTTGATTCACACCAAGAACCTGTAAATCTCCGGACTGACCCTCTACTTTTTCTTTTGCAAGGATATTGCAAGAACTGCAAACAGGAAGATAGACATTTAAATGGTATAAATCTACTGATACCATATTTAAATTCACCTTTAATTAAATGTTCACATATCATTCGTCCTGGGTTTGTGTTGAATTGCAACAGAT from the Xenopus tropicalis strain Nigerian chromosome 5, UCB_Xtro_10.0, whole genome shotgun sequence genome contains:
- the bag2 gene encoding BAG family molecular chaperone regulator 2; the protein is MAQAKIQAKAATEGHNAGKFCRSVSMAARSNHLLEILDDLEVRVQAFRDAASALELERESLIEKIHSVQNSHDIRTISDGEREELLVTAERLMGRTLTVAVAVETIRNPQQESSLQQASMIIDEILKKVMDNLENGRKQLMGLYGACSSEVPAGPVDQKFQSIIIGCAIEDQKRIKRRLETLIRNIDNSEKSITLLEQQRQKSAFSLIHTKNL